From the genome of Terriglobia bacterium:
CCAACTCACGAACGTTTCCCGGCCAGCCATAATGGGAAAGCTTTTCCATTGCCTCATCGGAGACTGTGAGGGTAGGCAGGTCATAACGTGCCTGGAACGTGTGAAGAAAGTGCTGCACGAGCAGGGGAACATCTTCTCGCCGCTCGCGGAGCGGCGGTATGTCAATCGTGACGACACTCAGGCGATAAAACAGGTCATCCCGGAATTGACTGTCTTCCACGAGGTTTCTTAGATTGCGATTGCTCGCCGCAACGATCCGCACGTTGACCTTGATGGGCCGCGGATTGCCGATTTTGTCTATTTCGCGTTCCTGGATGACTCGCAGTAGCTTCACCTGCATCGTGAGCGGCAACTCTCCAATTTCATCCAGGAAGATCGTGCCTTCGTTCGCCGTCTCAAATTTGCCGGCTTTATCGGCGGTGGCGCCGGTGAACGAGCCCCTGCGGTGGCCGAACAACTCGGATTCAGCCAGCGTCTCAGGGAGGGCTCCACAGTTCACAGTGATGAATGGCTTGCCGGCACGAAGACTGTTCTGGTGGAGAGCCTTGGCGAGCAGTTCCTTGCCGGTACCAGATTCTCCGGAGAGCAAGACGGTGGAATCGCGGCGGGCAACTTGGCCCGCAATCTCAAGCACATTGCGCATTTTGCGTGACTGCGCAACGATGTTGTCGAAACGAAAGGTGCTGCCGGCCAGGTTGCGCAGATAACGATTCTCATCCACCAACTGCTGGCGTTCGAGCGCCCGGCGGACCGTAAGCTTGAGTTCGTCGCCGTTCAGCGGCTTAAGAACATAGTCTGCCGCTCCGAGCTTCATCGCTTCGACGGCATCCGCGACCGTTCCGAATGCCGTGATCAGGATGACGGGCGCCTCGGCGTTCGCCGCCTTGATCCGGCTGAGCAGGTCGAGGCCGCTGAGGCCCGGCATACGTATGTCCGTGATCACCAGCGATGGGGCATTCCGTTCAAACACTTCAAAGCCAGAACTCCCGTCGTTTGCGGTGACGGCGGCATAACCTTCTTCTTGGAGCCAGAATTCAACCAGGCGCCGCTGGCTCGCGTCATCGTCCACCACGAGGATGAGGGGCTTGGAACTCACTTATGTGCCTCAGCGGCATCGGCGCGTAACGGCTCGGTTATCGGCAGGACCACGCTGAACGTCATCCCATTTGTTCGGTTACGACGCGGTTCGATTCGGCCACCGTGTTGGCTAACGATCCGTTCGGCAATTGAAAGACCTAGTCCTGTCCCCTCGTCCCTGGTTGTGAAGAATGGATTGAAGATTCTCTCCAAGTTCTCATCGGCGATTCCGATGCCCTGATCTTGTACTTCGAGGCGGAGGTTGACACCGTCGGCTACCGCGCACAACATGACCTCGCCTCCTGCCGGCATTGCCTGAATTGCGTTGATGGCCAGATTGAGCAACACCTGCTTGATCTGCTCCTGGTCTATCGAGGTTGCAGGAATGTCGGAGGCGGATTCGACGCGGACTTGGACCTTCCCCATCTTTGCCGTCTCGGCCACCAGCTTGGAAACGGACTCAAGAAGGAGCATCGGATCGGTGGGTATTCGCCGCGGAGGTTGCGGA
Proteins encoded in this window:
- a CDS encoding sigma-54 dependent transcriptional regulator; the protein is MSSKPLILVVDDDASQRRLVEFWLQEEGYAAVTANDGSSGFEVFERNAPSLVITDIRMPGLSGLDLLSRIKAANAEAPVILITAFGTVADAVEAMKLGAADYVLKPLNGDELKLTVRRALERQQLVDENRYLRNLAGSTFRFDNIVAQSRKMRNVLEIAGQVARRDSTVLLSGESGTGKELLAKALHQNSLRAGKPFITVNCGALPETLAESELFGHRRGSFTGATADKAGKFETANEGTIFLDEIGELPLTMQVKLLRVIQEREIDKIGNPRPIKVNVRIVAASNRNLRNLVEDSQFRDDLFYRLSVVTIDIPPLRERREDVPLLVQHFLHTFQARYDLPTLTVSDEAMEKLSHYGWPGNVRELENVIERLVVLGKGEVIREEDLPAELQRMESRAASIGLKLPGEGIDLEGVEKELILGALEKYVWNQTQAAKYLNISRKTLIYRMEKFGLQPAVEPQDNPKLS